Proteins encoded by one window of Pseudomonas sp. PSKL.D1:
- a CDS encoding flagellar hook-length control protein FliK: protein MPVASNPLLQASTVSKPSRAGASLLDKPLQAAGGKGDGFDQVMASQGRDKVPTRDDKVAQAKPKDKPDAAQGGKSDANEKPAVADDGNKLPSADPAQADAVGSGDTSSVDANLVAGQVTDAQPGAQLLQAQAQTVAPVLQAAVQQPVTEALPETPGEEAFDPDADPLANMPALRLALEQTAQAKGTTSAHAVDPAQTSNDDGQAAVNPLATLIDKVEAEAGQSESGDKAFGALIEDGLKDTKSASSDTRLDDFANRLASLTQAATAKTANAVPANASPLHQPLPMNQGAWAEGLVNRVMYLSSQNLKSADIQLEPAELGRLDIRVNVATDQSTQVTFISGHAGVRDALDSQVHRLRELFAQQGLAQPDVNVADQSRGQQQQQGQQDGPQLSGVAARRAQEGGAGQGELADASRAVEQQVVVGDSAVDFYA, encoded by the coding sequence ATGCCTGTCGCATCCAACCCTTTGTTGCAAGCCAGCACGGTAAGCAAGCCGTCGCGTGCGGGTGCCTCGCTGTTGGACAAACCACTGCAGGCAGCAGGCGGCAAGGGTGACGGTTTCGATCAGGTCATGGCCAGCCAGGGGCGCGACAAGGTGCCGACGCGCGATGACAAGGTCGCCCAGGCCAAACCCAAGGACAAGCCCGATGCAGCCCAGGGCGGCAAATCGGACGCCAACGAAAAGCCTGCAGTTGCCGATGACGGCAACAAATTGCCATCAGCCGACCCGGCGCAGGCCGATGCCGTAGGCAGCGGTGACACCAGCTCCGTGGACGCCAACCTGGTAGCGGGGCAAGTTACCGATGCCCAGCCGGGCGCGCAGTTGCTGCAGGCCCAGGCCCAGACTGTGGCGCCGGTGTTGCAGGCCGCGGTGCAGCAGCCGGTGACTGAAGCGCTGCCTGAAACGCCTGGCGAAGAGGCATTCGACCCGGATGCCGACCCCTTGGCCAACATGCCGGCCCTGCGTTTGGCGCTGGAGCAGACTGCCCAGGCCAAAGGCACGACCTCCGCTCATGCGGTTGACCCTGCCCAGACCTCCAATGACGATGGCCAGGCCGCCGTCAATCCATTGGCGACCCTGATCGACAAGGTCGAGGCCGAGGCGGGGCAGTCGGAGTCGGGAGACAAAGCCTTCGGTGCCTTGATCGAAGACGGCCTGAAAGACACCAAGAGCGCCAGCAGCGACACCCGCCTCGATGATTTCGCCAACCGCCTGGCCAGCCTGACCCAGGCGGCCACGGCCAAGACCGCCAATGCCGTGCCGGCCAATGCCAGCCCCTTGCATCAGCCACTGCCGATGAACCAGGGGGCCTGGGCTGAAGGTTTGGTCAACCGGGTCATGTACCTGTCCAGCCAGAACCTCAAGTCGGCGGATATCCAGTTGGAGCCGGCTGAGCTGGGGCGCCTGGACATCCGCGTCAATGTGGCGACGGACCAATCCACCCAGGTGACCTTCATCAGTGGCCATGCCGGCGTGCGCGATGCGCTGGACAGCCAGGTGCACCGTTTGCGCGAGTTGTTTGCCCAGCAGGGGTTGGCGCAGCCGGACGTGAACGTGGCTGACCAGTCGCGCGGGCAGCAACAGCAGCAGGGGCAGCAGGACGGGCCGCAGTTGTCCGGGGTGGCCGCGCGCCGGGCGCAGGAAGGTGGGGCAGGGCAGGGCGAGCTGGCCGATGCTTCGCGGGCGGTGGAGCAGCAGGTTGTGGTGGGTGACAGTGCGGTTGATTTTTACGCCTGA
- a CDS encoding Hpt domain-containing protein: protein MTDSHIDHKVLGDLREVMEDGYLQLLDTFLEDSERRLSQLHGAKSADELGMAAHSFKGSSSNMGAVGLAQLCQQLEDRVKERPLYGIEDLINRIDQEYVEVRRFYVGERERVSAS, encoded by the coding sequence GTGACTGACTCGCATATCGACCACAAGGTGCTCGGCGACCTTCGGGAAGTCATGGAAGATGGCTACCTGCAATTGCTGGACACCTTTCTGGAAGACTCCGAGCGGCGTCTAAGCCAATTGCACGGGGCCAAAAGCGCTGATGAGCTGGGCATGGCCGCCCACAGCTTCAAGGGCAGCAGCAGCAACATGGGAGCTGTAGGGCTTGCGCAGTTGTGCCAGCAGCTGGAAGACCGCGTCAAAGAGCGGCCGCTGTATGGCATTGAAGACCTGATCAACCGCATCGACCAGGAATATGTTGAGGTACGGCGCTTCTATGTCGGCGAGCGAGAGCGGGTTTCTGCAAGCTGA